The region ATATCTAATACAGGTACACCCATTTGTCTAGATTTGCTTACCATTTCTTCTCTAGCTTGCATATCATCTTGAACATTTAATTCTTCAAATGCTATATCGTTAGACTTTAAATAATTCTTAGCCTTAACACACCAAGGACAAGAATTAGTTGTATATACTTTTACCATGAACGTCACACCTTTCAATTAAATAATAATTATTATTTATTAATAATATTTTAGTCTAAACTGTATTAAAAATCAACACTTTTCATCATTATTATATGTAGATTATAATGTTATATGTGAAAAAAAATTAAAAAAACCTATCTAGTGGTCTAGACATCTATAGAAATTTTGGTATAATAATAGTAGGAGGAATCAATTATGATAGATAAAAATAGTCCTATCCCAGTATACTATCAACTTAAAGAAGACATTAAGAACAAAATTACTAATGGTATTTGGAAAGTTGGAGAATGTATAGCAAGCGAGAGAGAATTGACAGAAACTTATGGTGTTTCAAGAATGACTATTAGACAAGCGTTGGGAGAGCTCGTACAAGAGGGGATTTTGATTCGAGAAAAAGGTAAAGGTACTTTTGTATGTGATCCAAAAGTTAAACAGGAAGATATGATGAGTTTTTCAGAAATCATAAAAAAAACTGGAAGAAGCTTGGAGACCAAAGTAATCGAATTTAAGGTAATTGAAACTCCAGTTGAATTACAAGAAGCATTTCCATTTGAACAAATTTATTTAATTAACAGAGTCAGAATAGTGGATGGAGAGGTAATAGCTAATGAATTAGTATATATTCCATGTGCTTACTGCGGATATATGGATGAGGAAATGCTAAAAGGATCACTTTTTAAAATACTTGAAGGGTTCGGTTATGTTGTAGATCATTCTGAATCTGAAATAAGAGGTGTACTCATGAACAATGAGTATAAGAAAATTTTTAATGTAGATAAAGAAGTTCCTTTATTAAAGACTTACAATAGAACATTTATGGGACCAAAGAAAGTATTGTTTGTTGAAGAGTCGACATATAGGAGTGACAAATATATATTACAAGTTAATATTTCAAGAAGAGAGGGGAAACTAAAATGAAAATAATTATTGCAAAAAGTTATGAAGAAATGAGTAGATTAGCAGCAGAAGAAATAGCTAAGGTAGTAAATGAAAAACCAAACGCAGTTATTGGACTTGCAACTGGAGGTACTCCAGTAGGAATGTATAAGGAATTAATAGATATGTATAAAGAGAAGAAAGTTGATTTTTCAGAGGTTACATCTGTTAATTTAGACGAATATGTAGGATTATCTGGAGAGCATAATCAAAGTTATAGATATTTTATGAACTCAAATTTCTTTGATCATGTAAATATAAGAAAAGACCATACTTTTGTTCCAAATGGATTAGCAAAAGATATAAATGCAGAAGGTGCAGAGTATGATAAAAAAATTGAAGCATTAGGCGGAATAGATATACAATTGGTTGGAATTGGAAGTAATGGACACATTGGGTTTAATGAACCAGGTGAAGAATTAGATTTAGGTACTCATTTAACAAACTTAACAGAGAGTACAATTGAAGCTAATGCAAGATTCTTTGCTTCAAAAGATGAAGTTCCAACTCAAGCAGTAACAATGGGATTAGGCGGAATAATGAAGGCTAAAAAGATATTATTAATTGCTAATGGAGCAGAAAAAGCAGAAGCTATAAATAAAGTTATAAATGGAAAAATAACAACTCAAATACCAGCATCAATGGTTCAAATGCATAGAGATGTTGTAATAGTAGTAGATGAAGCAGCAGCTTCTAAACTAGAAAACGTAAAATAGTAAGTATCAATTTAATATAGATTAAGTCCCTTAAGATTTTCCGAACATATAAAAGCTTCCTAGGCGTTCTAGGGAGCTTTTATATTTGCATATTTTCCTGTATAAATATATAGTAAGAGTATTATAATTAAAATAAAAATATGTTATTATAATTAAGAGTTGTTATAATATAACAATTGAGGTTGGTGAAAAATGGCGAAGATAAAAACTGTGTACATATGTCAAGAATGTGGATATGAGTCTCCAAAGTGGATGGGTAAGTGTCCAGATTGTAACGCGTGGAATAGTTTCCAGGAAGAGATAAAGGATACTAAAGAAACTGCTAAAAGTAGAAGTATAGCCTTAAATCCATCTAGTATTCCAAAGAATATTGGAGAAATTAAATCTGGTGAAAAAGAAAGATTTAATACAGGAATAAAAGAGTTAAACAGAGTTCTAGGTGGAGGACTTGTAAAAGGATCCCTTACATTAATTTCAGGAGATCCTGGTATAGGTAAATCTACATTGCTTCTTCAAACAGCTCAGAACATAGCTAAAGGTTATGGAAAAGTATTATATGTGTCTGGTGAAGAATCAGAAGAGCAAATTAAAATAAGAGGGGATAGGTTAGGCGTAGACTCTCAAAATTTATATATTGTATCTGAAACTAATTTAGAAATTATTGAAGCACATATAAATGAATTATCACCTATTTTTGTAATAATAGATTCCATTCAAACCATGTATAAACAAGGTGTAACCTCAGCACCTGGATCAGTATCTCAAGTTAGAGAATGTTCAAATGCAATTATGAGAATTGCAAAAGGAAATAATATTCCTTTATTTATAGTTGCTCATGTAACTAAGCAAGGAGAACTTGCTGGACCAAGAGTGCTAGAACATATGGTTGATACAGTTCTTTCATTTGAAGGAGAAAGAACTGAAGAATTTAGGGTACTTAGAACAATGAAAAATAGATTCGGAACCACAAGAGAAATTGGAGTTTTTGAAATGATGGGAGAAGGATTAGTTGAAGTCTATGATCCATCAAAATTATTTCTTCAAGAAAGAGACGGAAGTCAAGAAGGATCTATAGTAATAGGAATAATGGAAGGTTCTAGACCTATATTGGTAGAAATTCAAGCTCTAGTTACAGAAACTAAAGCTGTTATGCCAAGAAGAACAGCAGTTGGAATAGACAATTCGAGATTAAGTTTAATATTAGCAGTTTTAGAAAAGAAACTTAGAATACCTTTCTACAACTGTGATGTATATATAAATGTTGTTGGTGGATTAAATATTGATGGAACAACCGGGGATTTAGGTGTTGCATTAGCACTTCTATCATCAATTAAAAATAAAGAATTTAAATTATCAAAGATGATGGCAGTTGGTGAAGTTGGATTAACTGGAGAAATTAGACCAATTTCTTCTTGCGAGAGAATAGTTAATGAAGCTAGTAAGATGGGCTTTGAACATGTTATTATTCCATATAGAAATAAAGATAAACTAGATGCTAGAGGAGTTAATGTAATAGGAGTTTCTAGTTTAAGAGAGGTAATAAATAAGATTTTTTAGGAATTAGGTGATAGTATGAGGATTGAACAGGATAAGGAAATTAAGAAGATATTAAAGATATTGGCTCCTGGTACAATACTACGTGATGGACTTGAAAATATTTTAAGAGCAAAAACAGGGGCACTTTTAGTGTTTAGTGATAATGAAGATGTAATGAGATTGGTAGATGGAGGATTTAAAATTAATTCAGAATATACTCCATCCTATGTATATGAGTTAGCTAAGATGGATGGAGCAATTGTAATAAGCTCTGACTTCAAAAGAATAGTTTATGCAAATGTTCAAATGGTTCCTGATTCAACAATACCTACATTCGAAACAGGAACAAGACATAGAACTGCTCAGAGGGTTGCTAAGGAAACAGGCGTTATTGTAGTTGCTATATCTCAAAGGAGAAATATAATTACAATATATAAGGGCGATTTAAAGTATGTTTTGAGAGAGACATCAGCAATAATAGCAAGGGCAAATCAGGCAATACAAACCCTTGAAAAATATGTTGTGGTTCTAGATAGAGTTAAAAATAACTTGAATGTCCTTGAGTTTCAAGATTTAACAACATTATTTGATGTAATTACTGCAATTCAAAGAACTGAAATGGTAATGAGAATTGTAGGAGAAATTGAACGGTATATTGTAGAATTAGGAAATGAAGGTAGATTAATTTCTATGCAACTTGCAGAACTTGTTAAGAGTATCGAACAGGATGGGATACTATTAATTAGAGATTATTGCCGTCTTGACTTGGATTTTAATGATATATATAAAGAAATACAAAAGTTAACTTCAGAAGAATTATTAGACTTAGATGCTATAGGTAAGAAGTTAGGATTTGATGGAGTCTCATTAATAGATACATTAATTTCACCAAGAGGTTATAGAATTGTAAGTAAGATTCCTAGAATACCATCATCGGTAATTGAAAATTTAGTAAAACATTTTAGAGAGCTCAAAAATATTATCGAGGCAACAAATGATGACCTGGATAAAGTTGAGGGAATAGGGGAAGCTAGAGCAAAAGCCATAAGAAATGGCTTAAGAAGAATTGAAGAACAAGTTGAATTAAACAAACAAGTATAGAATAAATTGAAAAATTTTAAATGGTAAGATTATTAATGTAATTTCATGGAATAATAATAGGTAGAAACAAATGTTTCTACCTATTATTATCTAAAAGTAAATTTCCCTAAAGTGTTTATTTTGTCATTTTCTTTGATCAAAATATCATATAAATTTAAGTCAAGAGTATTACATAGGGATGTTAAATAGAAGAGATTGTTACCAATTTCTCTTTCTACTATTTCTCTACAACTATCACACAATTGTCCCTCTAAGTGTGATTTTAGACAATTATCTAAGTTTTCTAGTGAATCTTGATCAGAAGGTAGTATTTGGCGAGAAGCATTTATTTTAATGCAACCACAATTAGTTACTGCTTTTGTTACAGCTCTGTTAACTTTTGATTGGGATTCAGAAAGTTTGCTTAATATATCTAAAATACTTTTATGCCTTAACAAGGATTCATTTACAGAGTTTTGGAAATCATCAAAAATTACATCTTTCATGCTATCAACTCCTCACATGGTTGTTATGCTTATATTAATTATAAATATTTTAATACATTTTTGTCAATAATAGTTAAATGGGGTGAAGTAGGATTATGTATTTATGATAATTCAATTTTCTTTTTTTTGATAGGGGGATAATAATTTGAAAAATGAATTGAATTAAATTAAAATTATCTAAATATTAATATATAATCGCCGGGAATGTGATATAATATTAAAAAAATGATAAATATCTAAGTTTTTAAATGAAGGAGGTGAAAAGATGTTAAAGAAGATATTAAGAATAGTTTTTTCTGTAATTGGGCTTATTATTGGATTCATAATTGGAGATGCTCTTTTGAAAATTGAAGTGATTGCTGATTTGGGATTTTTCGCAAATTCAACTTTCGGTAAGGTATCATTTTTAGGACTTATAACTGTTTTATTTGGAATTATATTATTTTTGTTATCACCATTTATTTATAATGGAATTACTAGGCTAATCGAATATGTAGAAAAAAGTATGCAGCGTTTAAGTGCTTCAGAGATAATTTTTGGAGCTGTAGGTGCAATAATTGTACTTATTATAACAACACTTATATCGCTACCTCTTAATAAACTATACCCTATAATTGGGCCTATAATATTTACTATGGTAAATATTATAGCAGCGGTTATAGGTGCAGATGTTTCTATAAAGAAAAAAGAAGATATAACAAATTTACTTCTTTCAATTAAAAAAGGAACAAAGGAAAAAAAGTCAAAAGTAAAAGGAATAGCAAAAGTTTTAGATACATCAGTTATAATTGACGGAAGGATATTTGATATTTGCCAAACTGGATTTGTCGAAGGTCCATTGGTTATTCCAAGTTTTGTTTTGGATGAACTTAGACACATATCTGACTCTTCAGATTCTTTAAAAAGAAATAGAGGAAGAAGAGGACTTGATATACTAAATAAAATTCAAAAAGAATTGGCTATAGAAGTTGAAATATGGGAAGGGGACTTTCCAGAAATAGCTGAAGTTGATTCTAAATTACTTAAGCTTGCACAAAAATTAAACGGCAAGGTTGTAACAAATGATTATAACTTAAATAAAGTTGCTGAATTTCAAGGAGTTCCAGTTTTAAATATAAATGAACTTGCTAATGCAATTAAACCAGTTGTAATACCAGGTGAAGAGATGAGAATACAAGTAATTAAAGATGGTAAGGAATCCGGCCAAGGAGTTGCTTATCTTGATGATGGTACTATGATAGTTGTTGAAGGCGGAAGAAGATTTATAGGTGAAGAATTAGATGTTGTTGTTACTTCAGTTCTTCAAACTGCTGCAGGTAGAATGATATTTGCAAGACAAAAAGAAGCATAATAGTTGGGAATGAAAAAATATGAATAAGGTAGTTGCTGTTATAGTTGCTGGTGGAAAAGGTAAGAGGATGTCAGCAGATATAAGCAAACAATTTATTGAGTTAAAAGGAAGACCAATCTTATATTATACACTTGATAAGTTTTTGAAAAATGAGAATATAGATAAGGTTGTACTAGTTCTACCAGAGGATGAAATAGAATACTGTAAAGAAAATATTTTAGATAAATATAACTTGAATGTATGGAAGCTAGTTCCTGGTGGGAAGGAAAGAAGTGACTCCGTATACAATGGATTGAAATCCATTGAGGGTAATACTGAAGTAGTTTTGATTCATGATGGAGCTAGACCATTTGTTTCTAATGAAATAATAGAAAATGGAATAAAATATGCTAAATTATATGGGGCAGCAGCATGCGGTGTAACTCCAAAAGATACAATTAAAGTGATTGGAGAAAATGGATTTTCAAAAGAAACGCCTAATAGAAACACCTTATTTGCTGTTCAGACTCCGCAAAGTTTTAAGTATAATTTGATACTAAAGGCACATGAAAGTGTTAGAGAAAAGGGGACCGTAGTTACAGATGATACTATGGTAGCTGAACTTTATGGCGAAAAAGTATTTTTATATCATGGAGATTATAATAATATAAAAATAACAACGCCTGAGGATTTAATTATCGCTGAAAATTTAATTTGATTTTAGCATGTTGTTGACAGGATTATTAAAACTAGATATAATAAAAAACAAAAATTAATATGCAAAGCATTGAAGAAGAATAGTAGAAACTACTTTTCAGAGAGAGAATCCTAGGCTGTGAGATTTTCACCTGTTTCGAACCCGCTTCGGAGTTGTAGGCAAAAACTATCGGTTTAATACCGTTAAAATTACTAGAGTACAAATTTAGGTGGTACCGCGACTATAAGTTCGCCCTAATACAGGGTGGACTTTTTTTATTTTTAATTAGAAATAGACTTGGAGGTATTATTAATATGAAGATGTCAAATATGTTAGTATCTACATTAAGAGAAGTGCCAGCAGAAGCAGAAATAGAAAGTCATAAACTTATGTTAAGAGCTGGTCTTATGAGAAAAATGGCTGCAGGAATATATAATTATATGCCATTAGGATTAAAGGTATTAAGAAACATTGAGCAAATAGTAAAAGAAGAAATGGATAATGCAGGAGCACAAGAGTTCCTAGCATCTGCTATGCTTCCAGCTGAATTATGGCAAGAGTCCGGTAGATGGGATGCGTATGGAGCAGAGATGTTCAGATTAAAAGATAGAAATGCAAGAGATTTTTGTTTAGGACCAACACACGAAGAAGTGTTTACAGATATAGCTAGAAATGAAATAAAATCATATAAACAATTACCATTAACTTTATATCAAATTCAAACAAAATATAGAGATGAAAGAAGACCTAGATTCGGAGTTATGAGAAGCAGAGAGTTTATAATGAAAGATGCTTATAGCTTTGATAAAGATCAAGAAGGTTTAGATTTAAGTTATGATAAAATGAATGCTGCATATGTTAAGATATTTACTAGATGTGGATTAGATGCAAAATGTGTTGAAGCTGATTCAGGGGCTATTGGTGGATCAAACTCAGCTGAATTTATGGTTAAATCTGAAGTAGGGGAAGATGATGTAGTATTCTGTACAGCCTGTGATTACGCAGCTAATATAGAAAAGGCTCCATCAACACCGGAAAAAGAGGAAGCAACTGATTTAAAAGAAATTGAAAAGGTAGAAACTCCAAATGTAAGAACTATAGATGAATTAATAAAATTCTTTAATACTACAGCTAAGAAATTTGTTAAAACTCTTATTTATAATGCAGATGGTAAGATAGTTGCAGTAATGGTTAGAGGAGATAGAGAAGTTAATGAAACAAAAGTAGCAAATGCTTTAGGCGGAGTTATAGAACTAGAGATGGCAAGCGCAGAAGATGTTGTTAAGGCAACAGGTGCAGCAATAGGTTTTGCAGGACCAATAGGAATAAAAGTTGATGAATTATTAGTTGATAATGAAGTATCAAACATGTACAATTTTATTGTTGGAGCTAATGAAACTGGATATCATTTATCAAACGTAAACTACGGAAGAGATTTTGACGGAAAGCTTGGAGATTATAGAAATATAACTGAAGGGGAAATATGTCCTCATTGTGGAGCTAAAATAACTATTTCAAGAGGAACAGAAGTAGGACACATATTTAAGCTTGGAACAAAATATTCAGAATCTATGAATGCTAATTTTATTGATGAAAAGGGAGAATCAAAACCATTTATCATGGGTTGTTATGGTATAGGTGTAACTAGA is a window of Clostridium sp. 'White wine YQ' DNA encoding:
- a CDS encoding glutaredoxin family protein, which translates into the protein MVKVYTTNSCPWCVKAKNYLKSNDIAFEELNVQDDMQAREEMVSKSRQMGVPVLDINGTVIVGFDKPAIDKALSL
- a CDS encoding PIN/TRAM domain-containing protein: MLKKILRIVFSVIGLIIGFIIGDALLKIEVIADLGFFANSTFGKVSFLGLITVLFGIILFLLSPFIYNGITRLIEYVEKSMQRLSASEIIFGAVGAIIVLIITTLISLPLNKLYPIIGPIIFTMVNIIAAVIGADVSIKKKEDITNLLLSIKKGTKEKKSKVKGIAKVLDTSVIIDGRIFDICQTGFVEGPLVIPSFVLDELRHISDSSDSLKRNRGRRGLDILNKIQKELAIEVEIWEGDFPEIAEVDSKLLKLAQKLNGKVVTNDYNLNKVAEFQGVPVLNINELANAIKPVVIPGEEMRIQVIKDGKESGQGVAYLDDGTMIVVEGGRRFIGEELDVVVTSVLQTAAGRMIFARQKEA
- the nagB gene encoding glucosamine-6-phosphate deaminase → MKIIIAKSYEEMSRLAAEEIAKVVNEKPNAVIGLATGGTPVGMYKELIDMYKEKKVDFSEVTSVNLDEYVGLSGEHNQSYRYFMNSNFFDHVNIRKDHTFVPNGLAKDINAEGAEYDKKIEALGGIDIQLVGIGSNGHIGFNEPGEELDLGTHLTNLTESTIEANARFFASKDEVPTQAVTMGLGGIMKAKKILLIANGAEKAEAINKVINGKITTQIPASMVQMHRDVVIVVDEAAASKLENVK
- the ispD gene encoding 2-C-methyl-D-erythritol 4-phosphate cytidylyltransferase, whose amino-acid sequence is MNKVVAVIVAGGKGKRMSADISKQFIELKGRPILYYTLDKFLKNENIDKVVLVLPEDEIEYCKENILDKYNLNVWKLVPGGKERSDSVYNGLKSIEGNTEVVLIHDGARPFVSNEIIENGIKYAKLYGAAACGVTPKDTIKVIGENGFSKETPNRNTLFAVQTPQSFKYNLILKAHESVREKGTVVTDDTMVAELYGEKVFLYHGDYNNIKITTPEDLIIAENLI
- a CDS encoding GntR family transcriptional regulator; the protein is MIDKNSPIPVYYQLKEDIKNKITNGIWKVGECIASERELTETYGVSRMTIRQALGELVQEGILIREKGKGTFVCDPKVKQEDMMSFSEIIKKTGRSLETKVIEFKVIETPVELQEAFPFEQIYLINRVRIVDGEVIANELVYIPCAYCGYMDEEMLKGSLFKILEGFGYVVDHSESEIRGVLMNNEYKKIFNVDKEVPLLKTYNRTFMGPKKVLFVEESTYRSDKYILQVNISRREGKLK
- the disA gene encoding DNA integrity scanning diadenylate cyclase DisA; the protein is MRIEQDKEIKKILKILAPGTILRDGLENILRAKTGALLVFSDNEDVMRLVDGGFKINSEYTPSYVYELAKMDGAIVISSDFKRIVYANVQMVPDSTIPTFETGTRHRTAQRVAKETGVIVVAISQRRNIITIYKGDLKYVLRETSAIIARANQAIQTLEKYVVVLDRVKNNLNVLEFQDLTTLFDVITAIQRTEMVMRIVGEIERYIVELGNEGRLISMQLAELVKSIEQDGILLIRDYCRLDLDFNDIYKEIQKLTSEELLDLDAIGKKLGFDGVSLIDTLISPRGYRIVSKIPRIPSSVIENLVKHFRELKNIIEATNDDLDKVEGIGEARAKAIRNGLRRIEEQVELNKQV
- a CDS encoding proline--tRNA ligase, yielding MKMSNMLVSTLREVPAEAEIESHKLMLRAGLMRKMAAGIYNYMPLGLKVLRNIEQIVKEEMDNAGAQEFLASAMLPAELWQESGRWDAYGAEMFRLKDRNARDFCLGPTHEEVFTDIARNEIKSYKQLPLTLYQIQTKYRDERRPRFGVMRSREFIMKDAYSFDKDQEGLDLSYDKMNAAYVKIFTRCGLDAKCVEADSGAIGGSNSAEFMVKSEVGEDDVVFCTACDYAANIEKAPSTPEKEEATDLKEIEKVETPNVRTIDELIKFFNTTAKKFVKTLIYNADGKIVAVMVRGDREVNETKVANALGGVIELEMASAEDVVKATGAAIGFAGPIGIKVDELLVDNEVSNMYNFIVGANETGYHLSNVNYGRDFDGKLGDYRNITEGEICPHCGAKITISRGTEVGHIFKLGTKYSESMNANFIDEKGESKPFIMGCYGIGVTRTMASIIEQHHDENGIIWPISVAPYQVSVIPVNIKDEAQMKVAEEIYNKLKSMHVEVIMDDRNERAGVKFKDSDLIGIPMRITVGKKITDGQIEFKLRNSSDIEVINIDEVYNKVKNQLV
- the radA gene encoding DNA repair protein RadA, coding for MAKIKTVYICQECGYESPKWMGKCPDCNAWNSFQEEIKDTKETAKSRSIALNPSSIPKNIGEIKSGEKERFNTGIKELNRVLGGGLVKGSLTLISGDPGIGKSTLLLQTAQNIAKGYGKVLYVSGEESEEQIKIRGDRLGVDSQNLYIVSETNLEIIEAHINELSPIFVIIDSIQTMYKQGVTSAPGSVSQVRECSNAIMRIAKGNNIPLFIVAHVTKQGELAGPRVLEHMVDTVLSFEGERTEEFRVLRTMKNRFGTTREIGVFEMMGEGLVEVYDPSKLFLQERDGSQEGSIVIGIMEGSRPILVEIQALVTETKAVMPRRTAVGIDNSRLSLILAVLEKKLRIPFYNCDVYINVVGGLNIDGTTGDLGVALALLSSIKNKEFKLSKMMAVGEVGLTGEIRPISSCERIVNEASKMGFEHVIIPYRNKDKLDARGVNVIGVSSLREVINKIF
- a CDS encoding DUF1573 domain-containing protein; translated protein: MKDVIFDDFQNSVNESLLRHKSILDILSKLSESQSKVNRAVTKAVTNCGCIKINASRQILPSDQDSLENLDNCLKSHLEGQLCDSCREIVEREIGNNLFYLTSLCNTLDLNLYDILIKENDKINTLGKFTFR